Proteins encoded within one genomic window of uncultured Draconibacterium sp.:
- a CDS encoding ABC transporter ATP-binding protein has translation MNAIECKNLTHYYGKKLVYENLSFNVKEGSILGLLGKNGTGKTTTINILNGFLQPQNGECLIYGENSQNLTPQNKARIGFLIEGHVQYAFMNIHQIEKFYSKFYPKWNNEPYWELLSKLQVSPKQKISTMSCGQRSQVALGLILAQDPDLLILDDFSMGLDPGYRRLFIDYLREYAKEKNKTIFTTSHIIQDMERLIDDLLIMDFNRVLAQRDVKSFMREFKQFYLELENPAIDISSEDFVINSEKVNNKLELYTYESENTILNFLKNNGIAHKNFQQIKMGLEDAFIGLTGKY, from the coding sequence ATGAATGCAATTGAATGTAAAAACCTCACCCATTACTACGGCAAAAAGCTGGTTTACGAGAACCTGAGTTTTAACGTAAAGGAAGGAAGTATTCTGGGGCTGTTAGGCAAAAATGGTACAGGCAAAACCACTACCATTAATATTTTGAATGGTTTTCTGCAACCGCAAAATGGAGAGTGCCTGATTTATGGCGAGAATTCGCAAAACTTAACTCCGCAAAACAAAGCGCGAATTGGTTTTCTAATCGAAGGGCACGTTCAGTATGCGTTCATGAATATTCATCAAATCGAGAAATTTTACTCAAAATTCTACCCGAAATGGAATAATGAGCCCTACTGGGAACTTCTGTCGAAACTTCAGGTTTCGCCAAAACAAAAAATCTCCACAATGTCGTGCGGGCAGCGTTCGCAGGTGGCACTGGGGCTTATTTTGGCACAAGATCCGGATCTGCTAATTCTCGACGATTTTTCAATGGGACTCGATCCCGGCTATCGCCGTTTGTTTATCGACTACCTGCGCGAATATGCCAAAGAAAAGAACAAAACCATTTTCACCACTTCGCACATTATTCAGGATATGGAACGTTTGATCGATGATCTGCTGATTATGGATTTTAACCGTGTGCTGGCCCAACGCGATGTAAAATCGTTTATGCGGGAATTTAAGCAGTTTTACCTGGAACTTGAAAATCCTGCTATCGATATTTCAAGCGAGGATTTTGTCATCAACAGCGAAAAGGTGAATAACAAGCTGGAACTGTACACTTACGAGTCGGAAAATACGATTCTGAACTTCCTTAAAAACAATGGAATCGCACACAAAAACTTTCAACAGATAAAGATGGGCCTGGAAGATGCATTTATTGGACTAACCGGAAAATACTAG